Proteins from a single region of Budorcas taxicolor isolate Tak-1 chromosome 7, Takin1.1, whole genome shotgun sequence:
- the ZNF333 gene encoding zinc finger protein 333: MESVTLEDVAMELIQEWTLLDDAGRNLCRHVLQDNCRTPAARGTPPCKASLVSQVEPREELKAAEHGVLYATGVDWESQLTPKEPTPLQDISEENSSYDFQMGPELDLKIEIKSEMEEEVMPPAPEDWSALQQSSEYAGLKVAVQMQRVATPEPALGLPRLWRAGGAALSAQSPAWLQKRSTEEEAMTPGGLTTCPQEPVTFADVAVLFTPEEWLFLDSSQKSLYRDVMLENYRNLASVGDQLCKTRMSSRLEQREELCVTERGIFPGAHLGPHLQYQDSIPNQDILAAIPSIGMKREPPQVGENLYKYDELGKPFDSIKPLFQYPQFPTEGNPFEGRESRKSFLRTTRLIVPEKVPSGDKTYTCDKCARSFRYSSELIRHEKTHTAEKCFECQECRQAFKYFSNLRRHLKTHGGEKPFECSQCGKTFTRNFNLILHQRNHMGEKPYSCKDCGKAFTQPSSLRSHMRTHTGEKPFECCHCGKTFREHSSLKTHVRTHTREKPYQCNHCGKPFRTSTNLNVHKRIHTGEKLYECATCGQVLSRLSTLKSHMRIHTGEKPYPCPECGRAFGEPSSLRKHARTHTGKKPYVCPQCGRAFGQSSHLIVHVRTHTTGRPYECTQCDKAFRHSSSLSVHKRIHARGENVRSGDLPLPVSLPMEGPLAD, encoded by the exons GAATCAGTCACCTTAGAGGATGTGGCGATGGAGCTGATCCAGGAGTGGACGTTGCTGGACGATGCTGGGAGGAACCTGTGCAGACACGTGCTGCAGGACAACTGCAGGACCCCAGCGGCCAGGG GGACTCCACCATGCAAAGCCAGTCTTGTCTCCCAGGTGGAGCCAAGAGAAGAGCTGAAAGCAGCAGAGCACGGTGTTCTCTATGCCACGGGTGTGG ACTGGGAATCTCAATTGACACCGAAAGAGCCTACTCCTCTGCAGGATATTTCAGAGGAAAACTCATCCTATGATTTCCAAATG GGGCCAGAGCTGGACCTGAAGATAGAGATCAAGTCTGAGATGGAAGAGGAGGTGATGCCTCCGGCTCCAGAGGACTGGTCAGCTCTCCAGCAGTCTTCTGAATATGCA GGGCTGAAGGTGGCTGTGCAGATGCAGAGGGTGGCCACGCCGGAGCCTGCGCTGGGCCTCCCCAGACTGTGGAGGGCTGGGGGTGCTG CTCTGTCCGCTCAGAGCCCTGCCTGGCTCCAGAAGCGGAGCACAGAAGAAGAAGCCATGACTCCTGGGGGACTGACCACCTGTCCACAG GAGCCAGTCACCTTCGCAGATGTGGCCGTGCTGTTCACACCGGAAGAATGGCTGTTTCTAGACTCTTCCCAGAAAAGCCTCTACAgagatgtgatgctggagaactacAGGAACCTGGCCTCTGTGG GTGATCAACTCTGCAAAACCAGGATGTCTTCCCGTTTGGAGCAAAGAGAAGAGCTCTGCGTCACCGAGAGAGGGATCTTCCCAGGAGCCCACTTAG GTCCTCATCTTCAATACCAAGACTCAATTCCTAATCAAGATATTTTGGCGGCAATTCCATCCATTGGCATGAAAAGG GAGCCACCTCAGGTCGGAGAAAACCTCTATAAATATGATGAGCTTGGGAAGCCCTTTGACAGCATCAAACCGCTTTTTCAGTACCCGCAATTTCCTACTGAGGGAAACCCGTTTGAAGGTCGAGAGAGCCGAAAATCCTTCCTCCGGACCACCCGCCTCATCGTGCCTGAGAAGGTCCCTAGCGGGGATAAAACCTACACGTGCGACAAATGTGCAAGATCCTTCAGGTACAGCTCTGAGCTCATCCGTCACGAGAAGACGCACACCGCGGAGAAGTGCTTCGAGTGTCAGGAGTGCCGGCAGGCCTTCAAGTACTTCTCCAACTTGCGGCGCCACCTGAAGACCCACGGCGGCGAGAAGCCCTTCGAGTGCAGCCAGTGTGGGAAGACCTTCACGAGGAACTTCAACCTGATCCTGCACCAGAGGAACCACATGGGTGAGAAGCCCTACTCATGCAAGGACTGTGGGAAGGCTTTCACCCAGCCATCCTCCCTGAGGAGCCACATGAGGACCCACACCGGAGAGAAGCCCTTCGAATGCTGCCACTGTGGGAAGACCTTCCGGGAGCACTCGTCGCTGAAGACGCACGTGCGGACCCACACCAGAGAGAAGCCCTACCAGTGCAACCACTGCGGGAAGCCCTTCCGCACGAGCACCAACCTGAACGTGCACAAGAGGATCCACACTGGTGAGAAGCTGTACGAGTGCGCCACCTGCGGGCAGGTCCTGAGTCGGCTCTCCACCCTCAAGAGTCACATGCGGATCCACACCGGCGAGAAGCCCTACCCGTGCCCGGAGTGCGGGCGAGCCTTCGGGGAGCCCTCCTCCCTCAGGAAACACGCGAGGACCCACACCGGCAAGAAGCCCTACGTCTGCCCGCAGTGCGGGCGAGCCTTCGGCCAGTCCTCGCACCTCATCGTCCACGTGAGAACCCACACCACAGGGAGACCCTACGAATGCACTCAGTGTGACAAAGCCTTCCGACACAGCTCTTCACTCAGCGTACACAAGAGGATTCACGCCAGGGGAGAAAACGTCAGGAGTGGCGACCTGCCTTTACCTGTGTCTCTTCCCATGGAAGGGCCCCTTGCTGATTAA